A single Micromonospora luteifusca DNA region contains:
- the dop gene encoding depupylase/deamidase Dop, whose translation MTVRRIMGTEVEYGISVPGQAGANPMVTSSQVVNAYGARPELNRGGRARWDYEEESPLRDARGFTYSGAAYDPAEALADEDLGLANVILTNGARLYVDHAHPEYSTPEVTTPRDVVRWDKAGERVMAEASRRAATIPGSQPIHLYKNNTDNKGASYGAHENYLMRRQTPFADIVAYLTPFFVTRQIVCGAGRVGIGQDGGQNGFQISQRADFFEVEVGLETTLKRPIINTRDEPHADADKYRRLHVIIGDANLSEISTYLKVGTTALILNMIEEKALGADLGIADPVSELRAVSHDPSLSHRMRLRDGRRLTALDLQWAYLERVRSFVDDRYGTDVDEQTVDVLDRWESVLDRLGRDPMLCADELDWVAKLRLLEGYREREKLGWGAHKLQLVDLQYSDVRPEKGLYHRLVTRGAMKTLLTDEETRTAMTEPPEDTRAYFRGRCLAQYASEVVAASWDSVIFDVGRESLVRVPMMEPERGTRAHVGALFDRCASAKDLLETLTGR comes from the coding sequence ATGACGGTACGTCGGATCATGGGCACCGAAGTCGAGTACGGCATCTCCGTGCCGGGACAGGCCGGAGCCAACCCGATGGTCACCTCATCACAGGTGGTCAACGCCTATGGGGCCCGTCCAGAACTCAACCGGGGCGGACGAGCCCGCTGGGATTACGAGGAAGAGTCGCCCTTGCGCGACGCGCGCGGCTTCACCTACTCCGGAGCGGCCTACGACCCCGCCGAGGCATTGGCCGACGAGGACCTCGGCCTCGCCAACGTGATACTCACCAACGGTGCGCGTCTCTACGTCGACCACGCCCACCCCGAATACTCCACGCCGGAGGTCACCACCCCCCGGGACGTGGTGCGCTGGGACAAAGCCGGAGAGCGGGTGATGGCCGAGGCGTCGCGCCGTGCCGCCACCATCCCGGGCAGCCAGCCGATCCACCTCTACAAGAACAACACCGACAACAAGGGCGCCAGCTACGGCGCCCACGAAAACTACCTGATGCGCCGGCAGACCCCGTTCGCCGACATCGTGGCGTACCTGACGCCGTTCTTCGTCACCCGCCAGATCGTCTGCGGTGCCGGCCGCGTCGGCATCGGCCAGGACGGCGGGCAGAACGGCTTCCAGATCTCCCAGCGCGCCGACTTCTTCGAGGTCGAGGTGGGCCTGGAGACGACCCTCAAGCGGCCGATCATCAACACCCGCGACGAGCCGCACGCCGACGCCGACAAGTACCGCCGGCTGCACGTCATCATCGGCGACGCCAACCTCTCCGAAATCTCCACCTACCTCAAGGTCGGCACCACCGCGCTGATCCTCAACATGATCGAGGAGAAGGCGCTCGGCGCCGACCTGGGCATCGCCGACCCGGTCAGCGAGCTGCGGGCGGTCAGCCACGACCCCAGCCTGTCGCATCGCATGCGACTGCGCGACGGTCGCCGGCTCACCGCACTGGACCTGCAATGGGCGTACCTGGAGCGGGTCCGGTCCTTTGTCGACGACCGGTACGGCACCGACGTCGACGAGCAGACCGTCGACGTGCTCGACCGCTGGGAGAGTGTGCTGGACCGGCTCGGCCGCGACCCGATGCTCTGCGCCGACGAGTTGGACTGGGTGGCGAAACTGCGGCTGCTCGAGGGTTACCGGGAGCGCGAGAAGCTCGGCTGGGGCGCGCACAAGCTCCAACTGGTCGACCTGCAGTATTCCGACGTCCGGCCGGAGAAGGGCCTCTACCATCGCCTGGTCACCCGGGGGGCGATGAAGACGCTGCTCACCGACGAGGAGACCCGGACCGCGATGACGGAGCCGCCGGAGGACACCCGGGCCTACTTCCGTGGCCGCTGCCTCGCCCAGTACGCCTCCGAGGTCGTTGCCGCGAGCTGGGATTCGGTGATTTTCGACGTGGGCCGCGAATCGCTGGTCCGGGTGCCGATGATGGAGCCGGAGCGTGGCACTCGTGCGCACGTCGGAGCACTGTTCGACCGCTGCGCCAGCGCCAAGGACCTGTTGGAGACGTTGACCGGGCGCTGA
- a CDS encoding glycosyltransferase family 2 protein: MVNGKRVLIIIPAFNESGSIADVVGEVRGELPGVDVIVVDDGSADRTAAVAAAAGARVAKLPYNLGVGGAMRVGYRYARDHDYDVAIQIDADGQHDPRYVPKLVDLLDETDLVIGARFAGEGDYNVRGPRRWAMVMLSGVLSRVAHTKLTDTTSGFRAANRRVIDMFATWYPVEYLGDTVETLVHTARRGYTIRQVPVAMRKRMAGTPSHSPAKAMIYLGRAFAVLTLALIRR, from the coding sequence ATGGTTAACGGCAAGCGGGTCCTGATCATCATCCCGGCGTTCAACGAGTCCGGCTCGATCGCCGACGTCGTCGGCGAGGTCCGTGGCGAACTGCCCGGCGTCGACGTGATCGTCGTCGACGACGGCTCCGCCGACCGCACCGCCGCGGTCGCCGCCGCAGCCGGCGCCCGGGTCGCCAAACTGCCGTACAACCTCGGCGTCGGCGGCGCCATGCGGGTGGGTTACCGGTACGCCCGCGACCACGACTACGACGTCGCCATCCAGATCGACGCGGACGGCCAGCACGACCCCCGGTACGTGCCGAAGCTCGTCGACCTGCTCGACGAGACCGACCTGGTGATCGGCGCCCGGTTCGCCGGCGAGGGTGACTACAACGTCCGCGGCCCCCGCCGCTGGGCCATGGTCATGCTCTCCGGCGTGCTGTCCCGCGTTGCCCACACCAAGCTCACCGACACCACCTCCGGGTTCCGAGCCGCCAACCGCCGGGTGATCGACATGTTCGCCACCTGGTACCCGGTGGAGTACCTGGGTGACACCGTGGAGACGCTGGTGCACACCGCCCGACGCGGCTACACCATCCGCCAGGTACCGGTGGCCATGCGCAAGCGGATGGCGGGCACCCCCAGCCACTCCCCCGCCAAGGCCATGATCTACCTCGGCCGCGCCTTCGCCGTCCTCACGTTGGCGCTCATTCGCCGGTGA
- a CDS encoding endonuclease VII domain-containing protein, with the protein MSDSPDSAGKACPQCKRVLAHTEFHRDRRRADGLAFYCKTCATGRSEASRRKRGIAPQRKSPTPVGEGLKWCPDCEQINPLEEFPTTTTKASGRHSYCKPCHNARGKETAQRLYGGTREYHLRRRYGVGEKEFQELLAEQGGVCAICGVADPQHLDHDHRTGWVRGILCFNCNGGLGQFRDSPMRLARAITYLRGTTWQRALIHPGVYQMCSPTRGRPPSRRS; encoded by the coding sequence ATGTCCGATTCGCCGGACTCCGCGGGCAAGGCGTGCCCGCAGTGTAAGCGGGTTCTAGCCCACACGGAGTTCCACCGCGACCGCCGGCGTGCGGACGGTCTCGCCTTCTACTGCAAGACCTGTGCCACCGGTCGGTCGGAGGCGAGCCGACGCAAGCGGGGAATCGCTCCACAGCGGAAGTCACCTACGCCCGTCGGTGAAGGCCTCAAGTGGTGCCCGGACTGCGAGCAGATCAACCCGCTTGAGGAATTTCCCACCACCACGACCAAGGCCAGCGGCCGGCACAGCTACTGCAAACCCTGCCATAATGCCCGTGGCAAGGAGACCGCTCAGCGGCTCTACGGCGGGACGCGCGAGTATCACCTGCGGCGGCGGTACGGCGTTGGGGAGAAGGAGTTTCAGGAGCTCCTGGCCGAGCAGGGCGGGGTCTGCGCGATCTGTGGTGTCGCGGACCCGCAACATCTGGACCACGATCATCGCACCGGATGGGTGCGCGGGATACTCTGCTTCAACTGCAACGGTGGTCTTGGCCAGTTCCGTGACAGTCCCATGAGGCTGGCCAGGGCGATCACGTACCTGAGAGGAACCACGTGGCAGCGGGCTTTGATCCATCCGGGCGTCTACCAGATGTGTTCACCAACGCGGGGACGTCCTCCTTCACGACGTTCCTGA
- a CDS encoding ferredoxin, translating into MAEIATDQLQVWVDQDLCTGDGLCVQYAPEVFEFDIDGLAYVKGADGELRMTPGSRVDVPEHLRLEVIDSAKECPGDCIHVVRGDGVEVAGPDAEED; encoded by the coding sequence GTGGCCGAGATCGCGACCGATCAGCTGCAGGTCTGGGTGGACCAGGATCTGTGCACGGGCGATGGGCTCTGTGTGCAGTACGCGCCGGAGGTTTTCGAGTTCGACATCGACGGCCTGGCGTACGTCAAGGGTGCCGACGGCGAGCTGCGGATGACGCCGGGTAGCCGCGTCGATGTGCCCGAGCACCTGCGGCTCGAGGTGATCGACTCCGCGAAGGAGTGTCCGGGCGACTGCATCCACGTGGTGCGCGGCGACGGTGTCGAGGTCGCCGGCCCGGACGCCGAGGAAGACTGA
- a CDS encoding MerR family transcriptional regulator, translating to MNGVTIGQAAAFVGVTVKTVRHYHKLGLVEEPERDSSGYRRYGSADLLRLVQIRTLAAAGVPLAEIGPLLDTDAERFAAALADVGRRLTQRIEELTERRDTLHRLADGDRALLPDRAVALLERMPGRGFTADEVAATREGWVLAKALVPEGFDDYLTHFEHALEDTQLVALAKRVAEAAAWDPDDPRIAELATAAAGHYLANPALLKTVTGLQAHTEAATRYTLIAHHGEEPSPAATRLTALFEVKLRAAGIRIPRPEFR from the coding sequence ATGAACGGAGTCACGATCGGGCAGGCGGCGGCATTCGTCGGTGTCACGGTGAAGACGGTGCGGCACTACCACAAGCTCGGCCTGGTCGAGGAGCCGGAACGGGACAGCTCCGGCTACCGGCGGTACGGATCGGCCGACCTGTTGCGACTGGTGCAGATCCGGACGCTGGCCGCCGCCGGGGTGCCGCTGGCCGAGATCGGGCCCCTGCTCGACACCGATGCCGAGCGGTTCGCCGCCGCGCTCGCCGACGTCGGGCGGCGGCTGACCCAGCGGATCGAGGAGTTGACCGAGCGGCGTGACACGCTGCATCGGCTCGCCGATGGTGACCGGGCTCTGCTACCTGACCGCGCTGTGGCACTGCTGGAACGGATGCCCGGCCGCGGCTTCACGGCGGACGAGGTGGCGGCCACCAGAGAGGGCTGGGTGCTGGCCAAGGCACTGGTCCCAGAAGGCTTCGACGACTACCTCACCCATTTCGAGCACGCCCTCGAAGACACCCAGCTCGTCGCCTTGGCCAAACGCGTAGCCGAAGCCGCAGCCTGGGACCCGGACGACCCCCGCATCGCCGAGCTCGCCACCGCCGCGGCCGGCCACTACCTGGCCAACCCGGCACTGCTGAAGACCGTGACCGGCCTGCAAGCCCACACCGAGGCCGCGACCCGGTACACGCTGATCGCCCACCACGGCGAAGAGCCGTCGCCGGCTGCGACGCGGCTGACCGCGCTTTTCGAGGTCAAGCTCCGCGCCGCCGGCATCCGAATCCCCAGACCAGAGTTCCGCTGA
- a CDS encoding DUF2304 domain-containing protein: MKLTLVTGLTGLILLATIVELLRRRQLREKYGMLWLGVLIIVIPLSLFPRLLDNVAELLGVASGVSLVLFLGIIFLLLVCVHLSWEVSHLEEETRTLAEDFALLRTEIDADRAARDELVRTDG; encoded by the coding sequence ATGAAGCTCACGCTCGTCACCGGCCTGACCGGCCTGATCTTGCTGGCCACAATCGTCGAGCTGCTCCGCCGCCGTCAGCTCCGCGAGAAGTACGGCATGCTCTGGCTCGGCGTCCTGATCATCGTCATCCCCCTGTCGCTCTTCCCCCGCCTATTGGACAACGTCGCCGAGCTGCTTGGCGTCGCCTCCGGCGTGAGCCTCGTGCTCTTCCTCGGCATCATCTTCCTGCTGCTGGTCTGCGTGCACCTCAGCTGGGAGGTCAGCCACCTGGAAGAAGAGACCCGCACCCTGGCAGAAGACTTCGCCCTGCTCCGCACGGAGATCGACGCGGACCGGGCGGCCCGAGACGAACTGGTGCGCACCGATGGTTAA
- the arc gene encoding proteasome ATPase, with amino-acid sequence MAARSDDADSRAARWEKEAHDLSTQVAFLQEELALVRRKLTESPRHVRQLEERLAATQAQLARLTENNDRLVSTLKEARTQIVTLKEEIDRLAQPPSGYGVFLAKHDDGTVDVFTGGRKLRVSVSPSLDVAELRRGQEVLLNDALNIVDAFGYERVGEVVMLKEILEGPGGGPGDRALVVSHSDEERIVHLAETLIGSTIRAGDSLMIEPRSAYAYERIPKSEVEELVLEEVPDVDYGDIGGLQSQIEQIRDAVELPFLHADLFREHQLRPPKGILLYGPPGCGKTLIAKAVANSLAKKIAERQGKEKHTSFFLNIKGPELLNKYVGETERHIRLIFQRAREKAGEGTPVIVFFDEMDSIFRTRGSGVSSDVENTIVPQLLSEIDGVEGLENVIVIGASNREDMIDPAILRPGRLDVKIKIERPDAEAAKDIFSKYILSGLPLHPDDLAEHGADAQATVAAMIDAVVLRMYSETEENRFLEVTYANGDKEVLYFKDFNSGAMIQNIVDRAKKMAIKEFLTSGRKGLRLQHLLDSCVDEFRENEDLPNTTNPDDWARISGKKGERIVYIRTLVSGGKGAEAGRSIETASNTGQYL; translated from the coding sequence GTGGCAGCACGCAGCGACGACGCGGACTCGCGCGCCGCACGGTGGGAGAAGGAAGCCCACGATCTCTCCACGCAGGTCGCGTTCCTTCAGGAGGAACTCGCTCTGGTGCGGCGTAAGTTGACCGAGAGCCCCCGACACGTCCGGCAGCTCGAAGAGCGGCTGGCGGCCACCCAGGCACAGTTGGCGCGGCTGACCGAGAACAACGACCGGCTGGTGAGCACCCTCAAGGAGGCTCGCACGCAGATCGTGACGCTCAAGGAGGAGATCGACCGGCTCGCACAGCCGCCGAGTGGTTACGGCGTCTTCCTGGCCAAGCACGACGACGGCACGGTGGACGTCTTCACCGGTGGCCGTAAGTTGCGGGTCTCCGTCTCGCCCTCACTGGACGTGGCCGAGTTGCGCCGCGGCCAGGAGGTCCTGCTCAACGACGCGCTCAACATCGTCGACGCGTTCGGGTACGAGCGGGTCGGCGAGGTGGTGATGCTCAAGGAGATCCTGGAGGGACCAGGTGGCGGGCCGGGTGACCGGGCGCTGGTGGTCTCGCACTCCGACGAGGAGCGCATCGTGCACCTCGCCGAGACGCTGATCGGCTCGACGATCCGCGCCGGCGACTCGCTCATGATCGAGCCCCGCTCGGCGTACGCGTACGAGCGGATCCCGAAGAGCGAGGTCGAGGAGCTGGTCCTGGAGGAGGTGCCCGACGTCGACTACGGCGACATCGGTGGCCTCCAGTCGCAGATCGAGCAGATCCGCGACGCCGTGGAACTACCCTTCCTGCACGCGGACCTGTTCCGTGAGCACCAGCTCCGTCCGCCCAAGGGCATCCTGCTCTACGGCCCGCCGGGCTGTGGCAAGACGCTCATCGCCAAGGCGGTGGCCAACTCGCTGGCCAAGAAGATCGCCGAACGGCAGGGCAAGGAGAAGCACACCAGCTTCTTCCTCAACATCAAGGGCCCCGAGCTGCTCAACAAGTACGTCGGCGAGACCGAGCGGCACATCCGGCTGATCTTCCAACGAGCGCGGGAGAAGGCCGGCGAGGGCACCCCGGTGATCGTGTTCTTCGACGAGATGGACTCGATCTTCCGAACCCGTGGCTCCGGTGTCTCCTCCGACGTGGAGAACACCATCGTCCCGCAGTTGCTCAGCGAGATCGACGGCGTGGAGGGGCTGGAGAACGTCATCGTCATCGGCGCCTCCAACCGGGAAGACATGATCGACCCGGCGATCCTGCGCCCCGGTCGGCTCGACGTGAAAATCAAGATCGAGCGGCCGGACGCCGAAGCGGCCAAGGACATCTTCTCCAAGTACATCCTCTCCGGGCTGCCCCTGCACCCGGACGACCTGGCCGAGCACGGTGCCGACGCCCAGGCCACCGTCGCGGCGATGATCGATGCCGTGGTGCTGCGGATGTACTCGGAAACCGAGGAGAACCGCTTCCTCGAAGTCACCTACGCCAACGGTGACAAGGAAGTCCTCTACTTCAAGGACTTCAACTCCGGCGCGATGATCCAGAACATCGTCGACCGGGCCAAGAAGATGGCCATCAAGGAGTTCCTCACCTCCGGTCGCAAGGGGCTGCGCCTGCAGCACCTGCTCGACTCCTGCGTCGACGAGTTCCGCGAGAACGAGGACCTCCCCAACACCACCAACCCCGACGACTGGGCCCGCATCTCCGGCAAGAAGGGCGAGCGGATCGTCTACATCCGCACGCTTGTCTCCGGTGGCAAGGGCGCTGAGGCCGGCCGGTCCATCGAGACCGCCAGCAACACCGGCCAATACCTCTGA
- a CDS encoding ubiquitin-like protein Pup, which translates to MATHDSGGQSQSGKSRQGEEIEDVTTEANPEVAERHAEITEDVDDLLDEIDSVLEENAEEFVRGYVQKGGQ; encoded by the coding sequence ATGGCCACTCATGACAGCGGCGGCCAGTCGCAGTCCGGCAAGTCCCGTCAGGGCGAGGAAATCGAGGACGTCACCACCGAGGCCAACCCCGAGGTGGCCGAGCGGCACGCCGAGATCACCGAGGACGTCGACGACCTCCTCGACGAGATCGACTCCGTCCTCGAAGAAAACGCAGAGGAATTCGTGAGAGGTTATGTTCAAAAAGGGGGTCAATAG
- a CDS encoding lipopolysaccharide biosynthesis protein: MIRRLLSLVPPGTVAVGAGLALLGLASYVHLAVAGHSLTGADYNSLSVLWSIVFTLGIGLFMPVEQEVARLVAARHSQGLSPGPVLARGAALAAGLLAAVVALIIVAREPLADRLFGGDGTMVAVLIGALAGLAIAHTTRGVLSGLQLFPWYGTQLGIDGGLRIALVAVLGLNGVTNPVWYGAVLVVAPVAGAILTAPPVLRAIGGGAPVAWATLLRGLGLLTASSLLAQVVVNIGVINVKVLDPDDVETAGALLSALVLVRIPLFVFASLQASLLPGLATTAATGDLAGFHTLLRRALGIVTALGLTGAVTAVLLGPWLVQTLFDAPGLGHVDFAWLAVATLAYLWAMVLGQALLALNRHRAQALAWAIGVAALVVATLAPVSTALRVELGYAIGSVVVAAVMAVLLRTRTARSAPTHTPPLEAVTPGVTGVS, encoded by the coding sequence GTGATCCGCAGGCTCCTGAGTCTCGTCCCACCGGGCACCGTCGCCGTCGGCGCCGGCCTGGCCCTGCTGGGGCTCGCCTCCTACGTCCACCTGGCGGTCGCCGGGCACAGCCTCACCGGGGCGGACTACAACTCCCTCTCGGTGCTCTGGTCGATCGTCTTCACCCTCGGCATCGGCCTGTTCATGCCGGTCGAGCAGGAGGTCGCCCGACTCGTCGCCGCCCGGCACAGCCAGGGCCTCTCCCCCGGGCCGGTACTGGCCCGAGGGGCGGCCCTGGCCGCCGGCCTGCTCGCCGCCGTGGTCGCGCTGATCATCGTCGCCCGGGAGCCGCTCGCCGACCGGCTCTTCGGCGGCGACGGCACCATGGTCGCCGTCCTGATCGGCGCGCTGGCCGGGCTCGCCATCGCGCACACCACCCGCGGCGTCCTCTCCGGCCTGCAACTCTTCCCCTGGTACGGCACCCAGCTCGGCATCGACGGCGGCCTGCGGATCGCGCTCGTCGCCGTGCTCGGGCTCAACGGCGTCACCAACCCCGTCTGGTACGGCGCGGTGCTGGTCGTCGCGCCCGTCGCCGGCGCCATCCTCACCGCGCCGCCGGTCCTGCGGGCCATCGGGGGCGGGGCACCCGTGGCCTGGGCGACCCTGCTGCGCGGCCTCGGTCTCCTCACCGCATCCAGCCTGCTCGCGCAGGTCGTGGTCAACATCGGCGTGATCAACGTCAAGGTGCTGGACCCGGACGACGTGGAGACCGCCGGCGCACTGCTCTCCGCGCTGGTGCTGGTCCGGATCCCGCTGTTCGTCTTCGCGTCGCTGCAGGCATCACTGCTACCCGGCCTCGCCACCACGGCCGCCACCGGTGACCTCGCCGGCTTCCACACCCTGCTGCGCCGGGCACTCGGCATCGTCACCGCGCTCGGCCTCACCGGGGCCGTGACCGCCGTGCTGCTCGGCCCGTGGCTGGTGCAGACCCTCTTCGACGCTCCCGGCCTCGGCCACGTCGACTTCGCCTGGCTCGCCGTCGCCACCCTCGCCTACCTGTGGGCGATGGTCCTCGGCCAGGCCCTGCTCGCTCTCAACCGGCACCGGGCACAGGCCCTCGCCTGGGCCATCGGCGTGGCCGCGCTCGTCGTCGCCACGCTCGCCCCGGTCTCCACCGCGCTGCGAGTCGAGCTCGGCTACGCCATCGGCTCCGTCGTGGTGGCCGCCGTCATGGCCGTGCTGCTGCGCACCCGCACTGCCCGCTCGGCACCCACCCACACCCCTCCCCTCGAGGCTGTCACGCCTGGAGTAACCGGAGTGTCGTGA
- the prcB gene encoding proteasome subunit beta: MAAGFDPSGRLPDVFTNAGTSSFTTFLSRVAPEMLPGRRPLPPGMAADLAPHATTIVAISAAGGVVMAGDRRATMGNLIAQRDIEKVHPADAYSLVGIAGTAGIGIELMRLFQVELEHYEKIEGAMLSLDGKANRLASMIRGNLGAAMQGLAVVPLFAGFDLAAADTERAGRIFSFDVTGGPYEETGYDAIGSGSLFAKSALKKRFRAGLSVDDATRLAVEALYDAADDDTATGGPDLTRRIYPVVMTATAEGTRRLTDAETAAIAEGVVASRMENPGG; the protein is encoded by the coding sequence GTGGCAGCGGGCTTTGATCCATCCGGGCGTCTACCAGATGTGTTCACCAACGCGGGGACGTCCTCCTTCACGACGTTCCTGAGTCGGGTGGCTCCCGAGATGCTGCCCGGTCGGCGGCCCCTGCCGCCGGGCATGGCAGCCGACCTGGCGCCGCACGCGACCACCATCGTGGCCATCTCGGCCGCCGGTGGCGTCGTGATGGCCGGCGACCGGCGGGCCACCATGGGCAACCTGATCGCCCAGCGCGACATCGAGAAGGTGCACCCGGCCGATGCGTACTCGCTGGTCGGCATCGCGGGCACCGCGGGCATCGGGATCGAGCTGATGCGACTGTTCCAGGTGGAGCTGGAGCACTACGAGAAGATCGAGGGCGCGATGCTCTCGCTGGACGGCAAGGCCAACCGGTTGGCGTCGATGATCCGGGGCAACCTGGGTGCGGCCATGCAGGGGCTGGCCGTGGTGCCGCTCTTCGCCGGCTTCGACCTGGCCGCCGCCGACACGGAGAGGGCCGGGCGGATCTTCAGCTTCGACGTGACCGGGGGCCCGTACGAGGAGACCGGCTACGACGCGATCGGCTCCGGCTCGCTGTTCGCGAAGTCGGCGTTGAAGAAGCGCTTCCGGGCTGGCCTGTCGGTCGACGACGCCACCCGGCTCGCGGTCGAGGCCCTCTACGACGCGGCCGACGACGACACCGCGACCGGCGGACCGGACCTGACCCGCCGGATCTACCCGGTGGTGATGACCGCTACCGCCGAGGGCACCCGCCGGTTGACCGATGCCGAGACGGCGGCGATCGCCGAGGGCGTGGTCGCCAGTCGGATGGAGAACCCGGGCGGTTGA
- a CDS encoding serine hydrolase domain-containing protein, whose amino-acid sequence MAITLIDQDKGTLLAGPDRPELQKAIEEIVDSGFVGVSLRVHDERGEWVGSAGATELGGVAKPPTNGHVRIGSNTKTFTATLVLQLVAEGKVGLDTPAADYLPEFGLDDRITVRMLLQHTSGLFNFSGEVYDDGTLVPGIPMPYGPKGREWLDNRLRTYRPQELVEFALSMPPRFEPGTRWSYSNTNYVLARLLIEKVTGRSLAEEMQRRILGLLGLSGTIVPDASPEIPEPHAHAYYRYEDAGEQKTIDITRQNPSWISTGGDMISTTQDLHTFISALTGGKLLPAPLLAEMCTPHLTGIPNMDYGLGVFVLTTDDGATVISHNGAAVGHAALMYSTPDGSKTLTAALNAVDDASLSIAAAFQGAQQKLVNEVFGGGQADPAKPED is encoded by the coding sequence ATGGCTATCACCCTTATCGACCAGGACAAAGGCACCCTGCTGGCCGGGCCGGATCGCCCGGAGCTGCAGAAGGCGATCGAGGAGATCGTCGATTCCGGTTTCGTCGGGGTGTCGCTACGCGTGCACGATGAGCGGGGCGAGTGGGTCGGCAGCGCCGGCGCGACCGAGCTGGGTGGGGTCGCGAAGCCGCCGACCAACGGGCATGTCCGGATCGGAAGCAACACCAAGACCTTCACCGCGACCCTGGTGCTGCAGCTGGTGGCCGAGGGCAAGGTCGGGCTGGACACCCCGGCGGCGGATTACCTGCCCGAGTTCGGGTTGGATGACCGGATCACAGTGCGAATGCTGTTGCAGCACACAAGTGGGCTGTTCAACTTCAGCGGCGAGGTCTACGACGACGGGACGCTCGTGCCGGGCATCCCCATGCCCTACGGCCCCAAGGGCAGAGAGTGGCTGGATAACCGACTCAGGACCTACCGGCCGCAGGAGCTGGTGGAGTTCGCGTTGTCCATGCCGCCGCGGTTCGAACCGGGAACACGCTGGAGCTACTCGAACACCAACTACGTGCTGGCCCGGCTGCTGATCGAAAAGGTCACCGGCCGCTCGCTCGCCGAGGAGATGCAGCGGCGGATCCTGGGGCTGCTCGGCCTGTCGGGCACCATCGTGCCGGACGCCTCGCCGGAGATCCCCGAACCGCACGCCCACGCCTACTACCGGTACGAGGACGCCGGCGAGCAGAAGACGATCGACATCACCCGCCAGAACCCGTCCTGGATCTCGACCGGCGGCGACATGATCTCCACCACCCAGGACCTCCACACGTTCATCTCCGCGCTCACGGGCGGCAAGCTCCTGCCCGCGCCGCTGCTGGCCGAGATGTGCACCCCGCACCTGACGGGCATCCCGAACATGGACTACGGCCTGGGAGTGTTCGTCCTGACCACGGACGACGGCGCCACTGTCATCTCCCACAACGGCGCCGCCGTAGGCCACGCGGCGCTGATGTACAGCACACCCGACGGTAGCAAGACCCTCACCGCCGCGCTGAACGCCGTGGACGACGCGAGCCTGTCCATCGCGGCAGCGTTCCAAGGCGCCCAACAGAAGCTCGTCAACGAGGTGTTCGGCGGCGGGCAGGCCGATCCGGCCAAGCCAGAGGACTGA
- the prcA gene encoding proteasome subunit alpha, with amino-acid sequence MAMQFYASPEQIMRDRSELARKGIARGRSAVVLSYSGGVLFVAENLSSALHKVSEIYDRIGFAAVGRYNEFENLRRAGVRMADLNGLSYDRRDVTGRALANAFAQTLGAIFTEQSKPFEVEICVAEVGATADDDELYRLTYDGSVNDEPGRMAMGGQAEAITGVLKSQHRADMSLSEAARVAVQALSTVGGEGGAARTIAANQLEVAVLDRHRVGRSFRRITGAALTALLDGDVSAAEQSAEAGGPDTPAQPTEESHKPTTSAASADLEDKPADGK; translated from the coding sequence GTGGCCATGCAGTTCTACGCCTCGCCCGAACAGATCATGCGCGACCGCTCCGAGTTGGCCCGCAAGGGCATCGCTCGGGGTCGCAGCGCGGTGGTCCTCAGTTACTCCGGCGGGGTGCTCTTCGTCGCGGAGAACCTCTCCAGCGCCCTGCACAAGGTCAGCGAGATCTACGACCGGATCGGGTTCGCAGCGGTCGGCCGGTACAACGAGTTCGAGAATCTGCGCCGGGCCGGTGTGCGGATGGCCGACCTGAACGGGCTCAGTTACGACAGGCGTGACGTCACCGGCCGGGCCTTGGCCAACGCGTTCGCGCAGACGCTGGGTGCGATCTTCACCGAGCAGTCGAAGCCGTTCGAGGTGGAGATCTGCGTGGCGGAGGTCGGGGCCACCGCGGACGATGACGAGTTGTACCGGCTGACGTACGACGGCTCGGTCAACGACGAGCCGGGGCGGATGGCCATGGGTGGCCAGGCCGAGGCGATCACCGGCGTGCTGAAGTCGCAGCACCGCGCGGACATGTCCCTCTCCGAGGCGGCCCGGGTGGCGGTGCAGGCGTTGAGCACGGTTGGTGGTGAGGGCGGCGCTGCTCGGACGATCGCCGCCAACCAGTTGGAGGTGGCGGTGTTGGACCGCCACCGCGTTGGGCGTTCGTTCCGCCGGATCACCGGTGCGGCGTTGACCGCGTTGCTGGACGGGGATGTGTCCGCCGCCGAGCAGTCGGCGGAGGCGGGTGGTCCGGACACGCCGGCGCAGCCGACCGAGGAGTCGCACAAGCCGACGACGTCGGCGGCGTCCGCGGACCTGGAGGACAAGCCGGCGGACGGCAAGTAA